A single genomic interval of Labrus bergylta chromosome 18, fLabBer1.1, whole genome shotgun sequence harbors:
- the LOC109981293 gene encoding NPC intracellular cholesterol transporter 2, with translation MDVQTGFIVLFCLMSFTCAEPVKFRDCGSATGKVAIVDISPCAVQPCQLKKGESYSVNVTFTSDVKSSTSTALVHGIIAGIPVPYPIPNEDGCKSGITCPIQPQQTYHYLNALPVKTEYPAIKLVVQWELKDETKKDLFCILFPVQIVS, from the exons ATGGATGTCCAGACCGGTTTCATCGTTTTATTCTGCTTGATGTCGTTCACCTGTGCGGAGCCGGTGAAATTCCGTGACTGCG GCAGTGCCACGGGCAAAGTGGCCATTGTTGACATTAGCCCTTGTGCCGTTCAGCCATGCCAGCTCAAGAAAGGAGAGTCCTACAGTGTCAATGTGACCTTCACCAGTG ATGTAAAGAGCTCGACAAGCACGGCGTTGGTTCACGGTATTATTGCTGGAATTCCTGTCCCCTACCCCATTCCCAACGAGGATGGCTGCAAGTCTGGAATCACGTGTCCAATCCAGCCGCAGCAGACGTATCACTACCTGAATGCTCTTCCTGTGAAGACAGAGTATCCTGCA ATAAAGCTGGTCGTGCAGTGGGAACTGAAAGACGAAACCAAGAAGGACCTCTTCTGCATCTTGTTCCCCGTGCAGATTGTGAGCTAA
- the gskip gene encoding GSK3-beta interaction protein: MEVDCQPEESLVSSFDEDCVALGDVKDMRLEAEAVVNDVLFAVAEMHVSQSLNSASDVAHINVETREGNRYCLELTEAGLRVVGYAFNHVDEDLSTQYHETVYSLLDTLSPGYREAFGNALLQRLEMLKQNGQ; the protein is encoded by the exons ATGGAGGTTGACTGTCAGCCTGAGGAGTCCCTCGTCTCTTCATTTGATGAGGACTGTGTCGCGCTTGGTGACGTCAAGGACATGAGATTGGAGGCAGAAGCAGTGGTCAATGATGTACTTTTTGCCGTCGCCGAAATGCACGTGTCACAGAGTCTCAACAGTGCGTCCGATGTGGCCCACATAAACGTGGAAACCAGAGAGGGAAACCGGTACTGCCTGGAGCTCACAGAGGCAGGACTACGG GTGGTGGGCTATGCCTTCAATCACGTTGACGAGGATTTGAGCACGCAGTATCACGAGACTGTTTACTCGCTTCTGGACACGCTGAGTCCCGGGTACAGAGAAGCCTTCGGGAATGCTCTGCTCCAGCGGCTGGAGATGCTGAAGCAAAACGGACAATAG
- the atg2b gene encoding autophagy-related protein 2 homolog B — MPWPFSESIKKRACRYLLHRYLGNFLQEKLSLDQLSLDLYQGTGSLAQVPLDKWSLNELLETADAPFEVIAGFIQTISLTVPWAALLQENCALEVKGLEMVLRPRPRVASGTEPMYWSSFMTSSMQLAKECLSQKLTDDMGESFQPFEGLEKFAETIETVLRRVKVTFLDTVLRVEHIPENSKTGIGLEVRINKIVYCDETGEESSNVNVHQPTTFAHKNLQMEGITVFWDEFSDVSRVGCKSSPTQTETEPKLSPSWNPKIICEPHPQFTEPVSSTTPFEPVQIGSLGGKIELSLTLKNNLAMPGAKLDVVGHIDTLIILLSPRQVHLLLDLFGAFSGGAAQEWAKDRKSRPMQQEDEYRLHMELNRCLKKDSAVPGSDPDLFESQTTRTVSSRDDVFFSMADMDMSHSLSSLPPLGEPPTVDLDLSLNSNYSASPGESPSGNATGLWDDYMDVPRQREKQTNETPFQSRDSQLPQKLLRQNSHPSKTHGDESRPELVLKLTLSSLAVSVLHIDPLPPPDAAPSPLGPMAAHFFSMVGPGGLAPAAFIQSRTMFNQACPHDHLRFVGQGLKINYEHCQGSSLRTFSTDVSLNQMEFLECLFPSETVFGGSQRGIQYTELLTFDTPSSAEVPLTTCLHLLYKQAERRGPQGGQVRLSTIPRKAEIQVELGPVRSELDISIVDRLNSLLQPQKLATTELMASHLYTSYNKHVSLHKAFTEVFLDDSHTPTNCHILLTVSAPMLGLAVRFPIPDLRSDQERGPWFKKSLQKEVLILELEDLEMKTEFMGGSSPDQTKMELTFRELICKFQEEPDQQAARFLRVSHTMDGDMTTSESVKFDWPRVVLKMNPTAVHSILERVTAEDDEGAEDHSLEEEEEEGAAHSLKDVCDFGKPEPSPFSSRRVMYENEEMVIPGDVAEMTEFQEKTMNNSRLILELCFPNVQLVLPNKTFYEKLHNRINNDLLLWEPTAPSPVETVESMPYGVGLSVASQLINTYSKDSFSQFRATGPEDETSGSEEETMHYYCPASDLGPRSRKKKKPKSQCKTSQSLFSVVLSVNHGLVALQTNAKKEDKTVLKNKHGEFWLEVKNAVLFSVTQYEGYKDQHYICFHTSNVCMYHQGLLDGGTSVSEIKLPYRTHPHWLEPTIYQSETSPERSSTPSEGIGLEARSMVSVAVKISSQNAERNVKEFLIAVGVRGATLQHRVVPPSLGWYDQIVDFLNVSDEPVLGYAPPTSVTTLHLHLWSCSLDYRPLYLPLRSLLVVETFSISSSVSLDLSSSTLRIILDEAALFLSDKSNAVSVNLARDYVQVVDMGTLELRITAVKPGVDGKLSEPRFELRCSSDVIHIRTCSDSCAALMNLIQYVASYGDLLPPSEPETKHSSTTQRTKVEFPSRPTSQTPLLAETEQQMLQDLMSEAMEETDGQHAPGLQQNGAHEERNQDQDAPRSDLFLFPDESGNLTQDLSPTYPMLHSPLITPVPTLAQETDDFCILETPGSRGEDVDQEPVVKKLTSEAVEIKDNHFSPPLYGSDSSRGAVNFPIPEVRYLIKEISVIWHLYGGKDFSTTYTVSPARSHGTTPHSSPSQTPVRQVKTSGRTGGGKGRNPDVLMEIQLSKLRFQHEVYPQTQVASGPAMDHPVSRQVFVVQDLEIRDRLATSQMNKFLYLYSSKEMPRKAHSNMLTVKALHMCPESGQAPQECCLRVSLMPLRLNIDQDALFFLKDFFTSLATEVEFFSPPVQEAVCVTTKKASAPEISCSFSKHAGSSQDPAPIISVPAQRRLSHNGFSTPSREEGNDIDTSAAPFIDQPIFFREFRFTSEVPIRLDYHGKHVSMEQGTFAGIIIGLTQLNCSELKLRRLCYRQGLLGVDKLFSYAINEWLNDIKKNQLPGLLGGVGPIHSLVQLVQGFRDLVWLPIEQYRKDGRIVRGFQRGTASFGTSTAMAALELTNRMVRTIQAAAETAYDMVSPVPDERDMKRIKRFSHYRLAHQPVDLREGVAKAYTVVKEGITDTALTIYDTATREHEQRGMTGAVGGVLRQLPPAVVKPLIMATEATSNVLGGMRNQIHPDARQEESQKWRQGEE, encoded by the exons ATGCCTTGGCCATTTTCTGAGTCTATCAAGAAGCGGGCATGCAGGTACCTCTTGCACCGGTACCTTGGCAACTTTCTGCAGGAAAAGCTAAGCCTGGATCAGCTCAGTTTAGACCTTTATCAAGGCACTGGGTCCCTTGCACAAGTGCCACTGGATAAATGG TCCCTCAATGAGCTCCTTGAGACAGCAGATGCCCCTTTTGAGGTAATCGCAGGGTTTATCCAGACAATTTCTCTTACTGTCCCATGGGCAGCCCTGCTACAGGAAAACTGCGCCCTAGAGGTCAAGGGTTTGGAGATGGTGCTCAGACCAAGGCCACGAGTGG CATCTGGTACTGAGCCAATGTACTGGTCCAGTTTCATGACCAGTAGCATGCAGCTTGCCAAAGAATGTCTGAGCCAGAAACTCACTGATGATATGGGAGAAAGCTTCCAGCCTTTTGAAGGGTTAGAGAAGTTTGCAGAAACTATAGAGACAG TTCTGAGAAGagttaaagtgacatttttggATACTGTTCTCCGAGTCGAGCACATTCCAGAAAATTCGAAAACTGGAATCGGTCTTGAGGTTCGAATCAACAA GATTGTTTACTGCGATGAGACAGGCGAAGAGAGTTCTAATGTGAACGTGCACCAGCCGACAACATTTGCACATAAAAACTTGCAGATGGAAGGCATCACCGTGTTTTGGGATGAGTTTTCAGATGTGTCCCGTGTTGGCTGTAAATCTTCACCCACTCAAACG GAAACCGAGCCAAAACTCTCGCCTAGCTGGAATCCCAAAATAATATGTGAGCCTCACCCCCAGTTCACAGAGCCGGTATCCTCCACAACACCGTTTGAACCAGTGCAGATTGGGAGCCTCGGTGGTAAAATCGAGTTATCCCTCACTCTGAAAAACAACCTAGCTATGCCTGGAGCAAAG CTGGATGTTGTTGGACATATTGATACACTTATTATTCTGCTGTCCCCGCGGCAAGTTCATCTTCTTCTGGACTTGTTTGGAGCTTTCTCTGGTGGAG CTGCACAGGAATGGGCAAAGGATAGAAAGAGCCGACCCATGCAGCAGGAGGATGAGTATCGGCTCCACATGGAACTGAACCGCTGTCTGAAGAAGGATAGTGCTGTTCCAGGATCAGACCCTGACCTCTTTGAGAGCCAGACCACCAGAACCGTGTCCAGTCGAG ATGACGTGTTCTTCTCCATGGCGGATATGGACATGTCTCACAGCTTgtcatccctccctcctctgggTGAACCACCCACCGTTGACTTGGATTTGTCACTTAACAGCAACTACTCTGCCTCCCCGGGAGAATCTCCTTCTGGGAATGCAACA GGTCTGTGGGATGATTACATGGATGTACCTCGACAAAGAGAAAAGCAGACTAATGAAACTCCCTTCCAGTCGAGGGATTCACAACTCCCTCAAAAATTACTGAGACAGAATT ccCATCCATCCAAAACACACGGGGATGAGTCGAGGCCAGAGCTGGTGCTCAAGCTGACTCTGAGTAGTCTGGCTGTCTCAGTCCTCCACATCGACCCGCTGCCACCTCCAGACGCTGCTCCCAGTCCACTCGGTCCGATGGCGGCACACTTCTTCAGCATGGTGGGCCCAGGCGGCCTGGCaccagctgcttttattcaGTCTCGGACCATGTTTAACCAGGCCTGCCCCCATGACCACCTCAG GTTTGTTGGCCAGGGCCTGAAGATAAACTACGAGCACTGTCAGGGGTCCAGTCTGCGGACTTTCAGCACTGACGTCTCCCTTAACCAGATGGAGTTTCTGGAGTGTCTGTTCCCCTCGGAGACTGTCTTCGGTGGCTCCCAAAGAGGCATTCAGTACACTGAG cTCCTGACATTTGACACCCCGTCCAGTGCTGAAGTACCACTCACCACCTGCCTTCACCTGCTCTACAAACAGGCTGAGCGCAGAGGCCCTCAG GGAGGCCAGGTTCGCCTCAGCACCATCCCCAGGAAAGCTGAGATCCAGGTGGAGCTGGGCCCCGTGCGCTCTGAGCTCGACATTAGCATCGTGGATCGACTGAATTCTTTACTGCAACCTCAGAAGCTGGCAACTACAGAGCTGATGGcctcccatttatacacatcaTATAATAAACATGTCAGCTTG CATAAGGCCTTTACAGAGGTCTTCCTTGATGACAGCCATACTCCAACCAACTGTCACATATTGCTGACTGTCAGTGCCCCGATGCTTGGCCTTGCAGTCCGCTTCCCCATCCCTGACCTGCGCTCGGATCAGGAGAGAGGGCCCTGGTTCAAGAAGTCTTTGCAGAAGGAAGTTCTCATCCTGGAGCTGGAGGACctggaaatgaaaacagaattcATGGGTGGCAGCTCACCGGACCAAACCAAGATGGAGCTGACCTTCAGAGAGCTAATTT GTAAGTTTCAGGAGGAGCCCGATCAACAAGCAGCCCGTTTCCTCAGAGTATCACACACCATGGACGGAGACATGACAACATCTGAAAGTGTCAAATTTGATTGGCCGAG GGTTGTGCTGAAGATGAACCCCACTGCGGTCCACTCCATTCTTGAGCGGGTGACGGCTGAAGATGACGAGGGGGCTGAGGACCATTCTctagaagaggaggaggaggaaggggccGCTCATTCACTGAAGGACGTGTGCGACTTTGGGAAACCGGAACCATCACCCTTTTCATCACGAAGGGTTATGTATGAGAATGAAGAG ATGGTTATTCCTGGCGATGTCGCAGAGATGACGGAGTTTCAGGAAAAAACCATGAACAACTCTCGCTTAATTCTTGAGTTGTGTTTCCCCAATGTGCAGTTAGTTCTTCCCAACAAGACATTCTATGAAAAACTACATAACAG GATAAACAATGACCTGCTGCTGTGGGAGCCCACTGCTCCTTCTCCAGTTGAGACGGTGGAAAGCATGCCCTATGGAGTCGGACTTTCTGTTGCCAGTCAGCTGATCAACACTTACTCCAAAGACAGCTTCAGCCAGTTCCGCGCCACTGGTCCCGAGG ATGAGACCAGTGGCTCTGAGGAGGAGACCATGCACTACTACTGTCCTGCGTCTGACCTCGGCCCCAGGTCTCGCAAGAAGAAAAAACCCAAATCCCAGTGTAAGACCTCTCAGAGCttgttctctgtcgtcctcagTGTCAATCATGGCCTTGTGGCTCTCCAGACTAATGCAAAG aaGGAGGATAAAACTgtgctgaaaaacaaacatggcgagTTCTGGCTGGAGGTGAAGAATGCTGTGCTCTTCAGTGTGACGCAGTACGAAGGCTATAAAGATCAACACTACATCTGCTTCCACACTAGTAATGTCTGCATGTATCATCAAG GACTTCTGGATGGAGGCACCTCCGTCTCAGAAATCAAGTTACCATACAGGACACACCCACACTGGTTAGAGCCGACTATCTACCAATCAGAGACATCTCCTGAGAGATCCTCGACACCCTCGGAGGGCATCGGTCTGGAGGCCCGCAGCATGGTGTCTGTCGCCGTGAAAATCTCATCACAGAACGCAGAACGCAATGTCAAG GAGTTTCTGATTGCTGTCGGAGTGAGAGGAGCCACACTCCAGCACAGAGTGGTCCCTCCCAGCCTGGGCTGGTACGACCAG ATCGTTGACTTTCTGAATGTTTCGGATGAGCCTGTATTGGGTTACGCCCCTCCCACGTCCGTCACCACCCTTCATTTACACCTGTGGAGCTGCTCCCTGGACTACAG ACCCCTTTACCTGCCACTCAGATCGCTGCTGGTTGTTGAGACTTTCAGCATCTCCAGCAGTGTCTCATTAGACCTCTCTTCATCAACACTCAG GATCATTTTGGATGAAGCAGCTCTGTTTCTCTCGGACAAGAGTAACGCTGTCTCCGTCAATCTAGCACGTG aCTATGTCCAAGTGGTTGACATGGGAACACTGGAGTTGAGGATTACGGCAGTCAAACCTGGAGTGGATGGAAAATTG TCAGAGCCCAGATTTGAGCTGCGATGCTCCAGTGATGTTATTCACATCAGAACGTGTTCGGACTCCTGCGCCGCCCTCATGAATCTTATCCAGTACGTCGCCAGCTATGGAGACTTACTGCCGCCTTCAGAGCCGGAGACCAAGCACAGCAGCACTACACAGAGAACCAAG gtGGAGTTTCCTAGCAGGCCCACATCTCAGACCCCGCTGCTTGCTGAGACGGAACAGCAGATGTTGCAGGATCTGATGAGTGAAGCTATGGAGGAAACTGACGGGCAGCATGCTCCAGGGCTGCAACAGAATG GTGCACACGAGGAGCGGAATCAGGACCAAGACGCGCCTCGCTCTGACCTGTTCTTGTTCCCAGATGAGAGTGGGAATTTAACCCAAGATTTAAGCCCCACCTACCCCATGCTTCACTCTCCTCTCATCACTCCTGTGCCTACACTAGCCCAGGAGACCGATGACTTTTGTATCCTAGAGACACCAGGTTCAAGAGGAGAG GATGTTGATCAGGAGCCAGTGGTGAAGAAGCTTACTTCAGAAGCTGTGGAAATCAAAGACAATCACTTCAGCCCGCCTCTATATGGGAGTGACTCCAGTCGTGGAGCCGTGAACTTTCCGATCCCAGAGGTGCGATACCTCATCAAAGAGATCTCTGTCATCTGGCACCTCTACGGGGGGAAAGACTTTAGTACTACTTACACAGTTTCACCAGCTAGAAGCCACGG gACTACACCCCATAGCTCTCCCTCTCAAACTCCAGTGAGGCAGGTCAAGACTTCAGGACGCACAGGAGGAGGCAAAGGGAGGAACCCTGACGTCCTGATGGAGATACAGCTCAGCAAG TTGAGATTTCAGCATGAGGTTTACCCGCAGACTCAAGTGGCTTCTGGGCCGGCGATGGATCATCCCGTCTCCCGGCAGGTGTTCGTTGTACAGGACTTGGAGATCCGCGACAGACTGGCTACCTCACAGATGAACAAGTTCCTCTACTTGTATTCAAGCAAGGAAATGCCCCGAAAAGCTCACTCTAACATG TTGACAGTTAAGGCGCTGCACATGTGTCCCGAGTCAGGCCAGGCTCCCCAGGAGTGCTGTTTGCGTGTTTCTCTGATGCCTCTTCGCCTAAATATCGATCAG GATGCCCTTTTCTTCTTGAAGGACTTCTTTACTAGTCTTGCTACTGAAGTTGAGTTTTTTTCACCGCCTGTCCAAGAGG CTGTCTGTGTTACCACAAAAAAAGCGTCCGCTCCAGAGATCTCCTGCAGCTTCTCCAAGCACGCCGGCAGCAGCCAGGACCCGGCCCCAATCATCTCAGTACCCGCTCAGAGGCGCCTGAGCCACAATGGATTCTCTACGCCTAGCAGGGAGGAAGGGAACGACATCGACACCTCTGCTGCTCCCTTCATAGATCAACCAATCTTCTTTAG GGAGTTTCGATTTACCTCTGAGGTTCCCATTCGCTTGGATTACCATGGAAAACACGTTTCAATGGAGCAG GGAACATTTGCAGGGATCATCATCGGGTTGACACAGTTGAACTGTTCAGAGCTGAAACTGCGTCGCCTTTGCTATCGACAAGG ATTATTAGGTGTGGATAAGCTATTTTCATACGCAATAAATGAGTGGCTAAATGACATAAAGAAGAACCAGCTTCCAGGGTTATTGGGTGGAGTGGGACCAATCCACTCTTTGGTACAACTAG TTCAGGGATTCAGAGACCTGGTGTGGCTACCCATTGAGCAGTATAGGAAGGATGGTCGGATAGTCCGAGGCTTTCAGCGTGGCACCGCCTCTTTTGGGACTTCCACTGCTATGGCTGCTCTGGAGCTCACCAACAGGATGGTGCGGACAATCCAG gcagcagcagagacagcaTATGACATGGTGTCTCCTGTCCCCGATGAGAGGGATATGAAGAGGATTAAACGGTTCTCCCATTACAGACTGGCTCATCAGCCTGTGGACCTGAGGGAAGGTGTAGCCAAAGCCTATACCGTGGTAAAAgag GGGATCACAGACACGGCTCTGACCATCTATGACACAGCCACCCGGGAACACGAGCAGCGTGGGATGACGGGGGCAGTGGGTGGAGTTCTCCGCCAGCTCCCACCAGCAGTGGTCAAACCTCTCATAATGGCCACTGAAGCCACCTCCAATGTCCTGGGTGGGATGAGGAACCAGATTCACCCTGATGCACGACAGGAGGAGTCTCAGAAATGGAGGCAGGGTGAGGAGTGA
- the tmed8 gene encoding protein TMED8: MERLEATSELQSRLSSLSFSSFPGITSNQCDDRPQDRLQNTDLSQSCVQSKIQADMEETKEDSGPYTEGDEEVPAEVAPGEGSEESNSSGSCQLSAEMKAQMPPLNPPSTWTSAALKELKAKLRTEEDSMVTVYRGDIMTVHVPTVPEAKKVCWEFATDGYDIGFGIYFDWTPVTSRSITVHISESSDDEEEEEELEGPVSNGDIEKGSKSRSNSSLGEILPVYRQDSHLSVHGGSHDFPGEGTYLLKFDNSYSLWRNKTLYYRVYYSA; this comes from the exons ATGGAGAGATTAGAGGCCACATCAGAGCTTCAGTCGCggctctcctctctgtccttctcaTCTTTTCCTGGAATAACATCTAATCAGTGCGACGACCGCCCGCAGGACAG GCTCCAGAATACAGACCTTTCACAGAGCTGTGTCCAGTCCAAAATCCAAGCTGATATGGAGGAAACTAAGGAGGATTCAGGACCATATACGGAG GGTGATGAAGAGGTCCCTGCTGAGGTGGCCCCGGGGGAAGGCAGCGAGGAGAGCAACAGCTCTGGGAGCTGTCAGCTCTCCGCTGAGATGAAAG CCCAGATGCCGCCCCTGAACCCCCCATCAACATGGACATCTGCTGCTCTGAAAGAGCTTAAGGCGAAGCTCCGCACGGAGGAGGACAGCATGGTAACAGTTTACCGAGGCGACATCATGACCGTTCACGTGCCCACTGTGCCCGAGGCCAAAAAAGTGTGCTGGGAGTTTGCTACAGACGGCTATGACATTGGCTTTGGCATTTATTTTGACTGGACTCCCGTCACAAGCCGGTCCATCACTGTACACATCAGCGAGTCGAgcgatgatgaagaagaagaggaggagcttgAAG GGCCTGTCAGCAACGGAGACATCGAGAAGGGCTCCAAAAGTCGTTCAAACTCAAGCCTGGGGGAAATCCTACCTGTTTACCGCCAGGACAGCCACTTGTCCGTCCATGGGGGGAGCCACGACTTTCCAGGTGAAGGCACTTACCTCCTGAAGTTTGATAACTCCTACTCACTATGGCGAAACAAAACTCTTTACTACAGAGTTTATTACAGTGCCTAA